In Sphingomonas psychrotolerans, the following proteins share a genomic window:
- a CDS encoding lasso peptide biosynthesis B2 protein: MKQGLANARALTWRQWRLLAEASLLLAAAAAAIAFLPFARIGRLAGGRARRTVARTPEVGELRELRWAIEAMARRVPFRSKCFECGLTAQWMLRRRGFAPTLFYGAAMREGGGLEAHVWVRAGGRDVIGCENAADFAAVARFPPEPANR, from the coding sequence GTGAAGCAAGGACTTGCCAACGCCCGCGCCCTGACCTGGCGTCAGTGGCGGCTGCTGGCCGAGGCCAGCCTGCTGCTCGCGGCGGCCGCCGCGGCGATCGCCTTTCTGCCCTTCGCGCGCATTGGCCGCCTCGCGGGCGGGAGAGCGCGTCGGACAGTGGCGCGTACGCCCGAAGTCGGCGAGCTGCGTGAGCTGCGATGGGCGATCGAGGCCATGGCGAGGCGCGTGCCTTTCCGGAGCAAGTGCTTCGAGTGCGGGCTGACCGCGCAATGGATGCTGCGCCGGCGGGGCTTCGCGCCGACCTTGTTTTACGGCGCCGCGATGCGGGAGGGCGGCGGGCTCGAGGCGCATGTCTGGGTGCGCGCGGGCGGCCGCGACGTCATTGGCTGCGAGAATGCTGCGGACTTTGCGGCGGTTGCGCGCTTTCCTCCCGAACCGGCGAACCGCTGA